DNA from Rhipicephalus sanguineus isolate Rsan-2018 chromosome 11, BIME_Rsan_1.4, whole genome shotgun sequence:
cagcagccaTGTCAGACGAGAAAGGCTCTTCAAGCTCGTCCACAACCAACGCCTCTGAGTTAAAGCTTCCTCATTTCTGGCCCAAAAACCCTAGGGTGTTGTACAGCCAAGTCGAGGCCCGCTTCCAGCTTCGACGCATCACATCGCAGGAGTCGAAATACCTCCACGTCGTTGCTGCACTGCCACCTGACATCGCTGACGCCATAAACGATGCGATCGCCTCCTCTCCATCGGAGAAGGCCTACGACGAACTAAAAAGCACCGTCCTGAAACGTCTTGAGGTGTCCGAACAGAGCAGGCTGCAGCAACTCCTGTCTCATGAAGAGCTCGGTGACAAGCGTCCCTCGCAACTTCTCCACCGAATACGTCAGCTGCTGGGCCAACAAGCGTCAGAGGAGCGTCAACAGCCATTCCTTCGCGAGATGTTTTTGCAGAGACTGCCACAGTCAACACGGATGATACTGGCTTGCTCGGACGACGTGGCTCTCGAGCGTCTGGCTCAACTCGCCAACCGCATCACCGACTGCACCGAGCCATCAAAAATACCTATTGCTGCAGCGGGAATGTCCGAACATGCAAGCCGGTTAGGTCGCTTAGAGGACAGAGTTGACCGACTGGCTGCAGCAGTGGAAAACCTCGCCCTGTCCAAGAAACACCGTCCTGCACGGCATCGTTCGTCGTCCCGTGCTCGAAGCCCGCAGCACCGCGGCCACTCAAGCGAGGCAGA
Protein-coding regions in this window:
- the LOC119375145 gene encoding uncharacterized protein LOC119375145, with the translated sequence MSDEKGSSSSSTTNASELKLPHFWPKNPRVLYSQVEARFQLRRITSQESKYLHVVAALPPDIADAINDAIASSPSEKAYDELKSTVLKRLEVSEQSRLQQLLSHEELGDKRPSQLLHRIRQLLGQQASEERQQPFLREMFLQRLPQSTRMILACSDDVALERLAQLANRITDCTEPSKIPIAAAGMSEHASRLGRLEDRVDRLAAAVENLALSKKHRPARHRSSSRARSPQHRGHSSEAEQSVCWYHRRFREQATRCTQPCSWTGNAPASR